A genomic region of Exiguobacterium oxidotolerans JCM 12280 contains the following coding sequences:
- a CDS encoding GGDEF domain-containing protein → MKTIIYDVLHNITFLMSGFYLLGKLSPQPITLDSKRSLRILYGLCLSVIAIVLMQMTIEPAPGILVDLRHIPVIVAAYFAGPLPTFIVTVAIIVYRFTISTNFAAYAACFFIISLAVGISLIVKLMPLYSKKTFMTVTLYATLLHAIILSIVLRDTGQIVEILSVITPASFVSSWLTLLIIQDIRMTKLALRTFQHKAQIDFLTGLHNSRAFSDYLTDIKRQSIFKEQQVALIMIDIDHFKSVNDTYGHEAGDDVLRQFSKRLRDGVGDTGYLARNGGEEFSLIITNLALTCVLALAEELRERIETIPFTTQTGQTLRVTASFGVASFEETTSNIDHLVRHADQALYASKQSGRNQVTLHSVQKEIATTT, encoded by the coding sequence ATGAAAACAATCATCTATGATGTTCTTCACAATATCACTTTTTTGATGAGTGGATTTTATTTACTCGGAAAATTATCTCCTCAACCGATCACACTAGACTCCAAACGATCACTGCGTATTTTGTATGGTCTATGTTTGAGTGTCATCGCGATTGTGTTGATGCAGATGACGATTGAACCGGCCCCTGGGATTTTAGTCGACTTACGCCATATCCCAGTCATTGTCGCCGCCTATTTCGCAGGTCCACTGCCGACGTTCATCGTGACTGTCGCCATCATCGTTTACCGCTTTACCATCAGTACGAATTTCGCAGCTTATGCGGCATGTTTTTTCATCATCAGTCTCGCTGTCGGTATTTCCCTGATTGTCAAACTGATGCCTTTGTATTCAAAAAAGACCTTCATGACGGTGACGCTTTATGCGACGCTTCTGCACGCTATCATTTTAAGCATCGTTTTACGCGATACCGGTCAAATCGTCGAAATCCTGTCAGTCATCACCCCTGCATCTTTTGTCAGTAGCTGGTTGACTTTACTCATCATCCAAGACATCCGGATGACGAAGCTTGCGTTACGGACGTTCCAACATAAAGCGCAAATCGACTTTTTGACGGGTCTACACAACTCGCGTGCTTTTTCAGATTACTTAACGGACATTAAACGGCAAAGTATTTTCAAAGAACAGCAGGTCGCCCTCATCATGATTGACATCGATCACTTTAAGTCGGTCAATGATACGTACGGGCATGAGGCTGGTGACGACGTGTTACGTCAATTCTCAAAACGGTTACGTGATGGAGTCGGAGATACTGGCTACCTAGCACGAAACGGCGGCGAAGAATTTTCACTCATCATCACAAATCTTGCGTTAACGTGCGTCTTGGCCCTCGCTGAAGAATTGCGTGAGCGCATTGAAACTATTCCTTTCACGACACAGACCGGGCAAACACTTCGCGTGACGGCATCCTTTGGTGTCGCAAGCTTTGAAGAGACAACTTCAAATATTGATCATTTAGTCCGTCATGCCGATCAAGCACTGTATGCTTCTAAACAATCCGGTCGAAACCAAGTCACGCTCCATTCCGTACAAAAAGAGATCGCGACGACGACGTGA
- a CDS encoding DUF2268 domain-containing protein has protein sequence MKRLIVSAVLASLLAGCSEEPEAQKTKPTGITFTQDDKTIKIIPLYDAYQAYVDAALKAPTENGALFESYVLKENHRIREQEQVSEQLGVYNPLDQPMNDLKHLKENVTYLQQHQTEIQQQIKQSLQQALKQLPRQNDLVILVAPINADNPTNNKRMGGVTGVALAKNLLVLYIDRDVDQSMLAYTVVHEYHHTVLLEKLGISSIADNIISEGKADLFAKALYPDVNPPWTEPLLDHSFKHVLHEVNAYHATFSDLQNGNHDLQIPGWSNYAIGNTIMTDFIQKNPDIPVKEWTHMPTEEILKKSGYAKQLTAQ, from the coding sequence ATGAAACGATTGATTGTGAGTGCCGTCTTAGCTAGCTTGCTCGCCGGGTGCTCCGAGGAACCGGAAGCACAAAAAACCAAGCCGACGGGTATTACCTTCACTCAAGATGATAAAACAATTAAGATCATCCCACTTTACGATGCCTATCAGGCATATGTCGATGCAGCACTGAAAGCTCCGACGGAAAATGGAGCGCTGTTCGAAAGCTATGTATTAAAAGAAAATCACCGGATACGTGAGCAGGAGCAGGTTTCGGAACAGCTTGGTGTCTATAATCCACTCGACCAACCGATGAACGACCTCAAACACTTAAAAGAAAACGTCACCTACTTACAGCAGCATCAAACCGAGATACAGCAACAAATCAAACAATCGTTGCAACAAGCATTGAAACAGTTACCTCGCCAAAACGATTTAGTTATACTAGTCGCTCCTATCAACGCAGATAACCCCACGAACAACAAACGAATGGGTGGTGTGACAGGAGTTGCACTCGCCAAAAATCTGTTAGTGCTTTACATCGATCGTGATGTCGATCAATCGATGCTTGCCTATACAGTTGTCCATGAATACCATCACACCGTTTTACTCGAAAAGCTTGGAATTTCATCGATTGCCGATAATATCATTTCGGAAGGAAAAGCAGATTTATTTGCGAAAGCTCTCTATCCAGATGTCAATCCACCTTGGACAGAACCACTGCTCGACCATTCCTTTAAGCATGTTCTGCATGAAGTAAACGCGTATCACGCCACATTTTCTGATTTACAAAATGGCAATCATGATTTGCAGATTCCCGGCTGGTCGAATTATGCGATCGGAAATACGATTATGACCGACTTCATTCAGAAAAATCCTGATATCCCAGTAAAAGAATGGACACACATGCCGACTGAGGAAATTTTGAAAAAGAGCGGTTATGCAAAACAATTGACGGCACAATGA
- a CDS encoding AAA family ATPase, whose product MQLGTIDYSYDKKRMILDKAELELDPERLNVVIGLNGSGKSTLFDVVAGALPADGFQPPFERTEILYQLQQAPLPPMLKGKDLVRLILKSDRTEPFRSLWDTYVASLREQERSRLERLQDLRLGQMSAGEKRWLVIRTVCHLDRTLYIFDEPTVGLDPESRRFVVEAIGALLDRQKIVLLSTHILHEVAHLPCRMHFLHHGKIVYSGSYHAFVARYETDNPDIAFERFLAEQQIS is encoded by the coding sequence ATGCAACTCGGGACAATCGATTATAGTTATGATAAAAAACGGATGATTTTAGATAAAGCGGAACTTGAGCTCGATCCGGAACGGTTGAATGTCGTAATCGGTTTAAACGGTTCAGGTAAATCGACCTTGTTTGACGTTGTTGCCGGGGCACTGCCGGCGGACGGGTTTCAACCGCCGTTTGAACGGACGGAGATTCTTTATCAATTGCAGCAGGCACCGCTCCCGCCGATGCTAAAAGGAAAAGATTTAGTCCGGTTGATTTTGAAAAGTGACCGGACGGAGCCGTTCCGTTCGTTATGGGATACATATGTCGCCTCGTTACGCGAACAGGAGCGAAGCCGGTTAGAGCGTCTGCAAGACTTACGGCTCGGTCAGATGTCAGCCGGTGAAAAACGGTGGCTGGTCATCCGAACGGTCTGTCATCTCGATCGTACACTCTACATCTTTGACGAGCCGACGGTCGGGCTTGACCCGGAGTCACGACGTTTCGTCGTCGAGGCGATCGGTGCGTTACTCGACCGTCAAAAAATCGTATTATTGTCGACGCACATATTGCATGAAGTCGCCCACCTGCCGTGCAGGATGCATTTTCTCCATCATGGAAAAATCGTCTACAGCGGCTCCTATCATGCCTTCGTCGCGCGTTATGAGACTGATAATCCAGATATCGCGTTTGAGCGTTTCTTGGCGGAGCAGCAGATTTCGTAA
- a CDS encoding glycerol dehydrogenase: MSERVFISPSKYVQGKNVIDRLGTYVSPFGNKALLIADEVVFKIVGQRIHDSFETEKIGIEQVDFSGEASRHEVERITKQAKEADVRFVVGVGGGKTLDTAKAVSDELTVPVVIVPTIASTDAPTSALSVIYSDAGIFESYRFYKKNPDLVLVDTKLISEAPARFFASGIADALATWVEVRSVIAFGGKTMAGGRPTIAAEAIAKRCEEVLFEHGRLAYESVQAKVVTPALEAVVEANTLLSGLGFESGGLAAAHAIHNGFTALDGDIHHLTHGEKVAFGTLVQLALEQHSQEEIERYIAFYMDLGLPVTLEDVKLKDASRDDILKVGEAATADGETIHDGFDVTAEEVADAIIAADRYSKAYQSKLK, from the coding sequence ATGTCAGAACGTGTCTTCATCAGCCCAAGCAAGTACGTCCAAGGAAAAAACGTCATCGACCGGCTCGGTACATACGTGAGCCCGTTCGGAAACAAAGCACTGTTGATTGCAGACGAAGTTGTCTTTAAAATCGTCGGACAACGGATTCATGACTCCTTTGAAACCGAAAAGATTGGTATCGAACAAGTCGACTTTAGTGGCGAAGCATCGCGGCATGAAGTCGAACGAATCACGAAGCAGGCGAAAGAAGCGGACGTCCGCTTTGTCGTCGGGGTCGGCGGTGGGAAGACACTTGATACGGCGAAAGCCGTCTCGGACGAACTGACGGTGCCTGTCGTCATCGTGCCGACGATTGCTTCGACTGATGCGCCGACGAGCGCGTTATCGGTCATTTATTCTGATGCCGGGATTTTTGAGAGTTATCGCTTCTATAAAAAGAATCCCGATCTTGTCCTCGTCGATACGAAGCTGATCTCGGAAGCACCGGCGCGATTCTTCGCGTCCGGGATTGCCGACGCGCTCGCGACCTGGGTCGAGGTCAGAAGTGTCATCGCATTCGGCGGGAAGACGATGGCCGGTGGTCGGCCGACGATTGCGGCAGAAGCGATTGCGAAACGCTGTGAGGAAGTATTGTTCGAACATGGTCGACTCGCGTATGAGTCGGTTCAAGCAAAAGTCGTCACGCCGGCTCTTGAAGCAGTCGTCGAAGCGAATACGTTACTAAGTGGACTTGGTTTCGAAAGTGGGGGACTGGCCGCGGCACACGCGATTCATAATGGCTTTACAGCACTTGACGGGGACATTCATCACTTGACACACGGCGAAAAAGTTGCGTTCGGGACGCTCGTCCAGCTCGCACTTGAGCAACACAGTCAAGAAGAAATCGAGCGGTATATCGCATTTTATATGGACCTCGGGTTACCGGTCACGCTCGAAGACGTCAAACTCAAAGATGCCTCGCGCGACGACATCTTGAAGGTCGGGGAAGCGGCGACGGCAGATGGTGAAACGATCCATGATGGATTCGACGTGACGGCGGAAGAAGTGGCTGATGCAATCATCGCCGCGGACCGTTACTCGAAAGCCTATCAATCAAAATTAAAATGA
- a CDS encoding peptidoglycan DD-metalloendopeptidase family protein, translating into MKKIFTTLTVSAIAVAGMTTYAVPKVDAATTYYKVKILEDGLRVRTGPSTSSTIIAGVNKGYTYKYLGKSGNWTKILYGSREVYVYSSYVKKYSVTSYDKVKINVDNLRVRTGSSTSSRIVGSVDNGERYLYLGKEGNWSKILYNGEKRYVYSSYVTKYSTTSLTSTYLAASKASKTFITPTKGTITQRYGSSSGVYGYTFHNGIDYGAAKGTPVYATAAGKVTTSKNYGAYGNYIMMTHTIDGSSFTSLYAHLNSRSVSVGQTVSQGQLIGTVGETGNAFGAHLHFELHRGTYVYSATSAASSVNPLDYL; encoded by the coding sequence ATGAAAAAAATTTTTACGACTTTAACAGTATCTGCCATTGCAGTAGCTGGAATGACAACATATGCAGTACCGAAAGTTGATGCTGCGACAACGTACTATAAAGTAAAAATACTTGAAGATGGATTACGAGTTCGAACTGGTCCTTCTACATCCTCAACTATTATCGCTGGTGTCAACAAAGGGTATACATATAAATATCTCGGGAAATCTGGGAACTGGACTAAAATTCTTTATGGATCACGTGAAGTATATGTATATTCTTCTTATGTGAAAAAATATTCTGTAACGAGTTATGATAAAGTAAAAATTAATGTTGATAATCTTCGCGTTCGTACAGGTTCATCGACTAGCAGCCGTATAGTTGGATCAGTCGATAATGGTGAAAGATATCTCTACCTCGGAAAAGAAGGTAATTGGTCGAAGATTCTTTATAATGGAGAAAAACGCTATGTTTACAGTAGTTATGTCACAAAGTATTCAACTACGTCACTAACAAGTACATATTTAGCAGCGAGTAAAGCTTCAAAAACCTTCATTACACCAACGAAAGGTACTATCACACAAAGATACGGTTCTTCAAGCGGCGTTTACGGTTATACGTTCCATAACGGCATCGATTATGGTGCTGCAAAAGGAACACCCGTCTACGCGACAGCTGCTGGTAAAGTCACGACGTCTAAAAACTACGGCGCGTATGGGAACTACATCATGATGACTCATACAATTGACGGATCTTCCTTCACGAGCCTTTATGCTCACTTAAACAGCCGGAGCGTCTCAGTCGGTCAAACGGTCTCGCAAGGACAACTGATCGGAACGGTCGGCGAAACAGGGAATGCCTTCGGCGCACACCTTCATTTCGAGCTTCATCGTGGTACATATGTCTACAGCGCAACATCCGCTGCAAGCAGTGTCAATCCGCTCGATTACTTATAA
- a CDS encoding peptidoglycan DD-metalloendopeptidase family protein yields the protein MKRILTTMTMSALVVSGFAVTGTGKVEAAGTSYKVKVMADGLRVRTGPSTKYRIIGGVNSGQTFKYLGRKGNWTKIIYGGEKRYVYSGYVKKYSLKSKTSTAKKASVSSSFTRPTSGTLTQRYGNASGRYGYTFHNGVDFGAKTGTPVYATATGKVISSKYQGAYGNYIMMSHKVNGLTYTSVYAHLNSRKVYAGQTIAKGTKIGTVGSTGNAFGAHLHFELHRGSYVYSSSSAASSVNPLNLL from the coding sequence ATGAAACGTATTTTGACAACTATGACGATGAGCGCGCTTGTCGTTTCAGGATTTGCAGTTACGGGTACAGGTAAGGTTGAAGCAGCTGGAACTTCTTACAAAGTAAAAGTCATGGCAGACGGACTTCGCGTTCGGACCGGCCCTTCAACAAAATACCGGATCATCGGAGGCGTCAACTCAGGCCAAACGTTTAAATACCTTGGACGTAAAGGAAACTGGACGAAAATCATCTACGGTGGAGAAAAACGCTACGTATACTCAGGATACGTTAAAAAGTACAGCCTCAAGTCTAAAACGAGCACTGCAAAAAAAGCGTCTGTCTCGTCTAGCTTCACTCGCCCGACAAGCGGGACTCTGACGCAACGCTATGGCAATGCAAGCGGCCGCTACGGATATACGTTCCATAACGGTGTCGACTTCGGAGCGAAGACAGGAACTCCTGTCTATGCGACAGCCACTGGGAAAGTCATCTCATCAAAATATCAAGGCGCGTACGGAAACTACATCATGATGTCACATAAGGTGAACGGTTTAACCTACACAAGTGTTTATGCCCACCTCAATTCACGTAAAGTTTATGCGGGTCAAACGATTGCAAAAGGAACGAAGATCGGGACAGTCGGTAGCACAGGTAATGCATTCGGTGCTCACCTTCACTTCGAACTTCATCGCGGCAGCTACGTCTACAGCAGCTCTTCAGCCGCAAGTAGTGTCAACCCACTCAACTTACTTTAA
- a CDS encoding NUDIX hydrolase has protein sequence MKQLDINFKFDKQRFNHRAAAVIVKEGCLLIHRNIRDDFWALAGGRIQLMESGETAVVREIKEELGLEAQVKRFLCVHENFFTYEDVAFHEVGFYYEVELLDEINVTTEDFYGVEGEELIYRFVPIDQLPSIEFYPLQLKTMLKTGEWDRLIKE, from the coding sequence GTGAAACAGTTGGATATTAACTTTAAATTTGATAAGCAACGATTCAATCATCGGGCGGCTGCCGTGATCGTCAAGGAAGGGTGCCTCTTAATCCATCGGAATATTCGAGATGATTTTTGGGCCTTAGCCGGAGGACGGATTCAACTGATGGAGAGCGGGGAGACAGCGGTTGTCCGCGAAATCAAAGAAGAATTAGGATTAGAAGCACAAGTTAAACGTTTTTTGTGCGTCCACGAAAATTTCTTTACATATGAAGACGTCGCTTTTCATGAAGTAGGTTTTTATTACGAAGTCGAGTTGTTGGATGAGATCAATGTGACGACGGAAGATTTTTACGGTGTCGAGGGCGAGGAACTGATTTACCGGTTCGTCCCGATCGACCAATTGCCATCCATTGAATTCTATCCCCTACAGCTAAAAACGATGCTCAAGACAGGTGAGTGGGACCGTCTAATAAAAGAATGA
- a CDS encoding SDR family oxidoreductase has translation MREKQLRDMHEEAKGQTQDHQPGIESEMNPEPIYDDPEYVGSGKLKGKVALITGGDSGIGRAVAIAYAKEGANVAIVYLNEGQDAEKTKQLIEGYGVKALAFAKDVSRPENAKPIIDQVLEEFGQLNILVNNAGKQFPQDDFLDITPEQLQETFETNIFSMFYLTQAAVPHLKEEDTIINTSSVTAYRGAPTLIDYSATKGAITTLTRSLASSLVEKGIRVNAVAPGPIWTPLIPATFSKEKVEAHGEDTLLKRRGQPSENAPAYVYLASRDSSYVTGQTIHINGGDYITS, from the coding sequence ATGCGCGAAAAGCAACTGAGGGACATGCATGAAGAAGCAAAAGGGCAAACACAAGATCATCAACCAGGAATCGAATCGGAAATGAATCCGGAACCGATTTATGACGATCCCGAGTATGTCGGCTCCGGGAAGCTGAAAGGGAAAGTCGCGCTCATCACTGGCGGTGACAGCGGGATTGGTCGCGCCGTCGCGATCGCTTACGCAAAAGAAGGTGCAAATGTCGCGATCGTTTACTTAAATGAAGGACAGGACGCGGAAAAAACGAAGCAGTTAATCGAAGGGTACGGAGTTAAGGCCCTTGCATTTGCGAAAGACGTCAGCCGTCCGGAAAATGCAAAACCAATCATTGATCAGGTACTTGAGGAATTCGGTCAACTGAATATTCTCGTCAACAACGCAGGAAAACAATTTCCGCAAGATGATTTTTTAGACATCACACCGGAGCAGTTGCAGGAGACGTTCGAAACGAACATCTTCTCGATGTTTTATTTGACGCAGGCTGCCGTACCGCATCTTAAAGAAGAAGATACAATCATCAATACGTCGTCCGTGACGGCTTATCGCGGGGCACCGACGTTAATCGATTATTCGGCGACAAAAGGGGCGATTACGACGTTAACACGTTCGCTTGCATCGAGCCTCGTGGAAAAAGGCATTCGTGTCAATGCCGTCGCACCGGGTCCGATTTGGACACCGTTAATTCCGGCGACGTTCTCTAAAGAGAAGGTCGAAGCACATGGGGAAGACACGTTACTGAAGCGTCGGGGACAACCTTCAGAAAATGCTCCGGCTTATGTCTATCTCGCATCACGCGACTCAAGTTACGTCACGGGGCAAACAATCCATATCAATGGCGGCGATTACATCACATCATAA
- a CDS encoding catalase: MTNKKEEQMKAHQIDNTKKAGLTTNQGLKMAEDEFSLKAGLRGPTLIEDFHFREKMTHFDHERIPERIVHARGVGAHGEFQVYEPLAEITKAGFLNDPSKTTPVFVRFSTVQGSRGSGDTVRDVRGFSTKFYTGEGNYDLVGNNIPVFFIQDAIKFPDFVHAVKPEPHTEVPQGASAHDTFWDFIGQNHETAHTVMWAMSDRGIPRSLRMMEGFGVHTFRLVNAQGKAHFVKFHWKPKLGVHSQVWDEAQKALGKNPDFHRVDLYEAIDKGDFPEWELGLQLIAEEDEFKFDFDILDPTKLWPEEEVPVRLVGKMTLNRNVDNFFAETEQVAFHPGHIVPGIDFSNDPLLQGRLFSYTDTQLSRLGGPNFHQIPINQPVCPYHNNQRDGMHQMAVHKGQTSYHKNGLNENQPEPVPVEEGGFEHYQEKVDGHKVRGRSESFLDFYSQAKLFYNSMTAVEQQHIRDAYSFELGKCESDVVKANAVDLLNHIDHALAKEVAENIDVAVPTTDEGVQSEKRSDALSMEHTIRKTDTRSVALLLAGDVDANQVKAWVEKLAEHNINYSLVGKKAYTLGEMKVKETYDTVDSSLFDAAFLISASSKVADDVLEFIENTYKHAKPLALHLHDDSVLDKCRVETDQPGVFLFKEHNLDHFDSFIEGIAQARFWDRK, from the coding sequence ATGACGAATAAAAAAGAAGAACAAATGAAGGCGCACCAAATCGATAACACGAAAAAAGCGGGACTGACGACGAATCAAGGGTTGAAAATGGCGGAAGATGAATTTTCGCTAAAGGCAGGACTACGGGGACCGACATTGATTGAAGACTTCCACTTTAGAGAGAAGATGACACACTTTGACCATGAACGGATTCCAGAACGAATCGTCCACGCTAGAGGTGTCGGGGCACATGGTGAATTTCAGGTATACGAACCGCTAGCTGAGATTACGAAAGCGGGCTTTTTGAACGATCCCTCGAAAACGACACCGGTCTTCGTCCGTTTTTCGACGGTCCAAGGGTCACGCGGTTCAGGAGATACGGTCCGTGATGTCCGCGGTTTCTCGACGAAGTTTTATACGGGTGAAGGCAACTACGATTTAGTCGGGAATAACATTCCGGTATTCTTCATTCAAGATGCCATCAAGTTTCCTGATTTCGTCCATGCCGTCAAACCGGAGCCACATACGGAAGTTCCGCAAGGCGCAAGCGCGCATGATACGTTTTGGGATTTCATCGGTCAAAATCATGAGACTGCACATACGGTCATGTGGGCGATGAGTGACCGTGGAATTCCACGGAGCCTTCGGATGATGGAAGGGTTCGGCGTCCATACATTCCGACTCGTCAACGCACAAGGGAAGGCACACTTCGTTAAGTTCCACTGGAAACCAAAACTTGGTGTTCATTCGCAAGTCTGGGATGAAGCACAAAAAGCACTTGGTAAAAATCCTGATTTCCACCGCGTTGATTTATATGAAGCAATCGATAAAGGGGATTTCCCGGAGTGGGAGCTCGGACTGCAATTGATTGCGGAAGAGGATGAGTTTAAGTTTGATTTTGATATTCTCGATCCAACGAAACTATGGCCGGAAGAAGAAGTACCGGTCCGACTCGTCGGTAAAATGACATTGAACCGAAATGTCGACAATTTCTTTGCGGAAACAGAACAAGTAGCGTTCCACCCAGGACACATCGTTCCGGGAATTGATTTTTCGAATGATCCGTTGTTACAAGGGCGGTTATTCTCATATACGGACACACAGTTGTCCCGACTCGGAGGACCGAACTTCCATCAAATTCCGATCAATCAGCCGGTTTGTCCGTACCATAACAATCAGCGGGACGGCATGCATCAGATGGCGGTCCATAAAGGACAGACGAGCTATCACAAAAATGGTTTGAATGAAAATCAGCCTGAGCCTGTCCCGGTCGAAGAAGGCGGTTTTGAACATTACCAGGAAAAAGTCGACGGCCATAAAGTACGTGGCCGGAGTGAAAGTTTCCTCGACTTTTATTCACAGGCGAAGCTCTTTTACAACAGCATGACTGCTGTTGAACAACAACACATTCGTGATGCCTACAGCTTCGAGCTCGGAAAGTGTGAATCTGATGTCGTCAAAGCGAATGCCGTCGATCTGCTGAATCATATCGACCATGCCCTCGCGAAAGAGGTTGCGGAGAACATTGACGTTGCGGTACCGACGACGGATGAAGGGGTTCAATCAGAGAAACGCTCAGATGCCCTCAGTATGGAACATACGATTCGAAAAACGGATACGCGCAGTGTTGCTCTGTTGCTTGCAGGGGACGTGGATGCAAATCAGGTGAAGGCGTGGGTCGAAAAACTAGCGGAGCATAACATCAATTACAGCCTCGTTGGTAAAAAAGCCTATACACTAGGTGAAATGAAAGTAAAAGAAACGTATGATACGGTCGATTCAAGTTTGTTTGACGCCGCATTCTTAATTAGCGCATCTTCAAAAGTAGCGGACGACGTGCTCGAATTTATCGAGAACACGTATAAACATGCTAAACCGCTGGCGTTACATCTCCATGATGACTCAGTACTCGATAAGTGCCGTGTTGAAACGGATCAACCGGGTGTCTTCTTATTCAAAGAACATAACTTGGATCATTTTGATTCGTTCATCGAAGGCATCGCCCAAGCACGTTTTTGGGACCGGAAATAA
- a CDS encoding GntR family transcriptional regulator, protein MQFDQRSPVYLQVVRWFKERIATEDLKCGQEIPSRRETAAQLGINPNTAQKAYKEMEDQQLITTERNVPSKITMDQNIVKKVRTEMLDEAVAQFIEAVQAIQIPLGEVVTKVETVYQSTERRKIDA, encoded by the coding sequence GTGCAATTTGACCAAAGAAGCCCGGTGTATCTTCAAGTCGTCCGTTGGTTTAAGGAACGAATCGCGACAGAAGACTTAAAATGCGGGCAAGAAATTCCATCGCGTCGGGAAACCGCTGCGCAACTTGGAATAAATCCGAATACGGCTCAAAAAGCATACAAAGAAATGGAGGACCAGCAATTGATTACGACAGAACGGAATGTACCGAGTAAAATCACGATGGATCAAAACATTGTAAAAAAAGTCCGGACGGAGATGTTGGACGAAGCAGTCGCACAATTCATCGAGGCGGTCCAAGCGATTCAGATACCGCTCGGCGAAGTCGTTACAAAAGTCGAAACCGTCTATCAATCAACGGAACGGAGGAAAATTGATGCTTGA
- a CDS encoding ABC transporter ATP-binding protein, translating into MLEVHGLKKRYGRKKPILEGVSFSVRPDSITCLIGLNGEGKSTILKAIMGLVPIDAGTVLVDGEVSREKIAFVPDLQTMPSYMTIGDALLYMSDYYPDWNPKVAEELMGLLKLLSTDRILELSKGNQAKFSLVLGFALDRPYLLLDEPFAGIDLFTKEQIAWLFSSHFMEGRAILMTTHEIVEVEHLIDRVVFLQDGRIIDEHDTEEMREMYGKSVQDRMREVYQR; encoded by the coding sequence ATGCTTGAAGTCCATGGATTAAAGAAACGATATGGTCGTAAGAAACCGATCTTAGAAGGGGTTTCCTTTTCAGTTCGCCCGGACAGTATCACCTGCCTGATTGGTTTGAACGGGGAAGGGAAATCGACGATTTTAAAAGCAATCATGGGCCTTGTGCCGATCGACGCCGGAACAGTGCTGGTCGACGGTGAAGTCTCGCGCGAAAAAATTGCTTTTGTTCCCGATCTTCAAACGATGCCTTCTTACATGACGATTGGAGATGCTTTGCTTTACATGAGTGATTATTATCCGGACTGGAATCCGAAGGTCGCGGAAGAATTAATGGGGCTGTTGAAGCTGTTATCGACCGACCGGATTTTAGAACTGTCAAAAGGAAATCAGGCGAAGTTCAGTTTGGTGCTCGGTTTTGCACTAGATCGTCCCTATTTGTTGCTTGACGAACCTTTCGCAGGAATTGATTTATTTACGAAAGAACAAATTGCCTGGCTATTTTCGAGTCATTTCATGGAAGGACGTGCAATCTTGATGACGACGCATGAAATCGTCGAAGTCGAACATTTGATTGATCGGGTCGTCTTTTTACAGGATGGTCGGATTATCGATGAACACGATACAGAAGAAATGCGGGAAATGTACGGAAAATCGGTCCAAGACCGCATGCGGGAGGTTTATCAACGATGA
- a CDS encoding C40 family peptidase — protein sequence MKPYYAIPLTALLVTASVSPVVAYAATPTKVETKKPLSEKALAKKKLAIAKLATSLIGTPYKEGGTTTKGFDASGFTQYVYQKSGLMLERTVAKQALMPLKTVKLKKAMPGDLLFVQAKKAKTPNFVGIYTSKNTFVAVTTKKVEAQDLTWSYYTKQDILIKSYQ from the coding sequence ATGAAACCGTATTATGCCATCCCACTGACTGCCTTACTCGTAACGGCTTCCGTCAGTCCAGTCGTTGCGTATGCCGCAACACCAACAAAAGTCGAGACGAAAAAACCGTTGTCCGAAAAAGCACTCGCGAAAAAGAAACTTGCGATTGCAAAACTCGCCACGTCACTGATTGGGACACCGTATAAAGAAGGCGGCACGACGACAAAAGGATTTGATGCTTCAGGCTTCACGCAATACGTCTATCAAAAAAGCGGTTTGATGCTTGAGCGGACGGTTGCGAAGCAAGCACTGATGCCATTGAAGACCGTCAAACTGAAAAAAGCGATGCCGGGTGACTTATTGTTCGTCCAGGCGAAAAAAGCGAAGACGCCGAACTTCGTCGGCATTTATACGAGTAAAAATACGTTTGTTGCCGTGACGACGAAGAAAGTCGAAGCCCAGGACCTGACATGGAGCTATTACACAAAACAGGACATCCTCATTAAATCGTACCAATGA